Proteins from a genomic interval of Pseudomonas versuta:
- a CDS encoding putative 2-aminoethylphosphonate ABC transporter permease subunit: MAAEMALPVPGKVIPKTSSAELGDRIFVVGGKLLLLLLLGVAVLMPLLAIFWRGFSAEDGQGGGWVAARELVTSDNFHWLVGNSLKVSLSVAAIVVPLAYLFAYALQRTMIPGKRIWRGLSLLPLMAPSMLPGIALVYLFGNQGMLRGLISDNIYGFWGIVLGEAIYTFPHALMILLSALSLADARLFDAASSMGAGPFKAFRSITWPGTRQAVFAAFCLVFTLTITDFGVPVVVGGDYQVLALEAYKAVVGQQQFGRGALIGMVLLLPALFSFAVDAWLRRQHGDSMSGRAQVFKPLPSTVRDRCYLAIVLLICATLLLVFGMAVYSSLVKFWPYNLSLSLNHYQFNDTAGGGWLAYRNSVTMALCAALIGSVLIFTGAYLMEKSNGQKGLNLALRMLSFVPMAVPGLVLGLGYVFFFNLPGNPLHVLYGTMTLLVVCTIAHYLTTAQMTATTALRQLDSEFEAAALSLKAPLHRHYWRVTVPICLPALLDIVRYLFVSAMTTVSAAIFLYSPDTILAAVAVLNMDDAGNVGGAAAMSTLILFTSAGVSLLLAWASRGLLRRSQAWRQGAPVQ, translated from the coding sequence ATGGCGGCTGAAATGGCCCTGCCAGTGCCCGGCAAAGTGATCCCTAAAACCTCCAGCGCAGAACTCGGCGACAGGATTTTCGTGGTCGGCGGCAAGCTGCTGCTCTTGCTGCTGCTGGGTGTGGCGGTACTGATGCCATTGCTGGCGATCTTCTGGCGCGGCTTCAGCGCCGAGGATGGCCAGGGCGGTGGCTGGGTGGCGGCACGGGAGCTGGTGACCAGCGACAATTTTCACTGGCTGGTGGGTAATAGCCTGAAGGTATCCCTGAGTGTGGCGGCGATTGTGGTCCCGCTGGCCTACCTGTTTGCCTACGCACTGCAGCGCACAATGATTCCCGGCAAGCGCATCTGGCGCGGCCTTTCGCTGTTGCCGCTGATGGCCCCTTCGATGTTGCCGGGCATTGCACTGGTGTACCTGTTTGGTAATCAGGGCATGTTGCGCGGGCTGATTTCGGACAACATCTATGGCTTCTGGGGCATCGTGCTGGGTGAGGCGATTTACACTTTCCCCCACGCCCTGATGATTCTGCTTTCAGCACTGTCCCTGGCCGATGCGCGCTTGTTCGACGCCGCATCGAGCATGGGGGCAGGGCCCTTCAAAGCCTTTCGCAGTATCACCTGGCCTGGCACCCGCCAGGCGGTGTTCGCCGCCTTCTGCCTGGTGTTCACCCTGACCATCACCGACTTCGGCGTACCGGTGGTGGTGGGGGGCGATTATCAGGTGCTGGCGCTGGAAGCCTATAAGGCCGTGGTCGGACAACAACAATTCGGTCGCGGTGCCTTGATCGGCATGGTGCTGCTGTTGCCCGCGCTGTTCAGCTTCGCCGTGGATGCCTGGCTGCGCCGCCAGCATGGCGACTCGATGAGCGGGCGGGCCCAGGTATTCAAACCACTGCCCTCGACAGTACGTGATCGCTGTTACCTGGCCATTGTGTTGCTGATTTGCGCCACCTTGTTACTGGTGTTCGGCATGGCGGTGTACTCGTCACTGGTCAAGTTCTGGCCGTACAACTTGTCGCTGTCGCTCAATCACTACCAGTTCAACGACACGGCAGGCGGTGGCTGGCTGGCCTACCGCAACAGCGTGACCATGGCGTTGTGCGCGGCACTGATCGGCAGCGTGCTGATCTTCACCGGCGCGTACCTGATGGAAAAGAGCAACGGCCAAAAAGGCCTGAATCTGGCACTGCGCATGCTCAGCTTCGTGCCGATGGCAGTACCGGGTCTGGTCCTGGGCCTGGGCTACGTGTTCTTTTTCAACCTGCCGGGCAACCCGCTGCATGTGCTCTACGGGACGATGACGCTGCTGGTGGTATGCACCATTGCTCACTATTTGACCACCGCGCAAATGACCGCGACCACCGCCTTGCGCCAACTGGACAGCGAGTTTGAAGCCGCCGCGCTATCACTGAAGGCGCCGCTGCATCGCCACTATTGGCGCGTCACCGTGCCGATCTGCCTGCCCGCGTTGCTCGACATCGTGCGCTACCTGTTCGTCTCGGCCATGACCACGGTGTCGGCGGCGATCTTCCTCTACAGCCCCGACACCATCCTCGCGGCGGTGGCCGTGCTGAACATGGACGATGCCGGCAACGTTGGCGGCGCGGCGGCCATGTCGACCCTGATTCTGTTCACTTCGGCGGGCGTGTCCCTGCTGCTGGCCTGGGCTTCACGCGGCTTGCTGCGCCGCTCCCAGGCCTGGCGCCAGGGCGCACCTGTGCAATGA
- a CDS encoding putative 2-aminoethylphosphonate ABC transporter substrate-binding protein, translating to MFKPLALAAAVLTAFSFNAFAGKTELTVYTALEAEQLKTYKRAFEKANPDIEIKWVRDSTGIITAKLLAEKARPQADAVWGLAASSLAILDQQGMLQSYAPQDLAKIGANYRDAANPPAWVGMDVWAATICFNTIEAQKQGLSKPVSWQDLTKPEYKGKIVMPNPASSGTGFLDVSAWLQTFGEKQGWQFMDELHQNIGQYVHSGSKPCKLAASGEFPIGISFEYPAVQLKRQGAPLDIVLPKEGLGWEIEATAVIKGTPHEEAAKKLADFSASPAAMELYKENFAVLAQPGIAKPQTELPADYEQRLIKNDFAWASQNRDSILAEWRKRYDGKSEKVAQ from the coding sequence ATGTTCAAGCCGCTTGCCCTTGCCGCTGCTGTCCTCACTGCTTTTAGCTTCAACGCCTTTGCTGGCAAAACCGAGTTGACCGTGTACACGGCCCTCGAAGCCGAGCAACTGAAAACCTACAAGCGGGCTTTCGAGAAGGCCAACCCGGACATTGAGATCAAATGGGTGCGCGACTCCACCGGCATCATCACGGCCAAGCTGCTGGCTGAAAAAGCCCGCCCCCAAGCCGATGCGGTATGGGGGCTGGCCGCCTCCAGCCTGGCGATTCTGGACCAGCAAGGGATGCTGCAAAGCTACGCCCCCCAGGACCTGGCCAAGATCGGCGCCAACTACCGCGATGCAGCCAACCCGCCGGCCTGGGTGGGGATGGACGTGTGGGCCGCGACCATTTGCTTCAACACCATCGAGGCGCAAAAGCAGGGGCTGAGCAAACCGGTGAGCTGGCAAGACCTGACCAAGCCCGAATACAAAGGCAAGATCGTGATGCCCAACCCGGCGTCCTCGGGTACCGGTTTTCTGGATGTGAGTGCCTGGCTGCAAACCTTCGGCGAGAAGCAGGGTTGGCAGTTTATGGATGAACTGCACCAGAACATCGGCCAGTACGTCCACTCCGGCTCCAAGCCTTGCAAACTCGCGGCTTCCGGCGAGTTCCCGATCGGTATTTCGTTCGAATACCCGGCCGTGCAGCTCAAGCGCCAGGGGGCACCGCTGGACATCGTGTTGCCCAAGGAAGGCCTGGGCTGGGAGATCGAAGCCACCGCCGTGATCAAGGGCACACCCCATGAAGAGGCGGCGAAAAAGCTGGCCGACTTCTCTGCAAGCCCGGCGGCGATGGAGCTTTATAAAGAGAACTTCGCCGTGCTCGCACAACCCGGCATCGCCAAGCCGCAGACCGAACTGCCAGCGGACTACGAACAGCGCCTGATCAAGAACGACTTCGCCTGGGCTTCACAGAACCGCGACAGCATCCTGGCCGAATGGCGCAAGCGCTATGACGGCAAGTCCGAGAAAGTGGCGCAGTAA
- a CDS encoding TIGR03364 family FAD-dependent oxidoreductase, with the protein MTQTILIVGAGILGLSHAFAAAKRGLKVQVFERSATPLGASVRNFGMALVTGQPPGEMLDLARASREIWAGWAQQAGFDLKQNGSYLFARTEAEEHLLDVFCQGRAREFGYRAELLRGADLDRLYGGQFSHHRAALHGLDDQQLYSREAIPALIGYLQRELGVEFHFSTLVSEVEPGYVHTTAGSFKGAQVIVCSGHDYQTLLAEPLASLDPQICRLQMLRVRPKIDLQLQHALMTGLSCVHYGAFADLPEAAAVQADILRDSPHLDRHGIHLLVSPTPYGDLIIGDSHDYGRDPSPFNGEQVDNWMLQLCEQTLGCEVQVVERWQGVYGARGAKPFTWLQVAPGLSAALMQTGVGMSVGPAMAEGNMARLLEEL; encoded by the coding sequence ATGACTCAAACAATCCTTATCGTTGGTGCCGGCATTCTGGGCCTGTCCCATGCCTTTGCGGCCGCGAAGCGCGGGCTCAAGGTCCAGGTTTTTGAGCGCAGCGCCACGCCGCTGGGCGCCTCCGTACGCAACTTCGGCATGGCGCTGGTGACCGGCCAGCCGCCAGGAGAGATGCTGGACCTGGCCCGCGCCAGCCGCGAGATCTGGGCTGGCTGGGCGCAGCAGGCAGGTTTCGATCTCAAGCAAAACGGTTCGTACCTGTTCGCCCGTACCGAAGCCGAAGAGCACCTGCTGGATGTCTTTTGCCAGGGCCGGGCCCGCGAATTCGGCTACCGCGCCGAGCTGCTGCGGGGCGCCGATCTGGACCGGCTGTATGGCGGCCAGTTCAGCCATCATCGCGCCGCCCTTCACGGGCTGGATGACCAGCAGCTGTACTCGCGCGAAGCCATCCCGGCGTTGATCGGGTACCTGCAACGGGAGCTGGGCGTAGAGTTTCACTTCTCGACCCTGGTCAGTGAAGTCGAGCCGGGCTACGTCCATACCACTGCCGGCAGTTTTAAAGGCGCGCAAGTCATAGTGTGTTCCGGGCATGACTACCAGACCTTGCTGGCTGAACCGCTGGCCAGCCTCGATCCGCAGATCTGCCGTCTGCAAATGCTGCGTGTGCGGCCCAAAATTGATTTGCAGCTGCAACATGCGCTGATGACCGGCCTCAGCTGTGTGCATTACGGCGCCTTTGCCGACTTGCCGGAAGCGGCAGCGGTACAGGCCGACATCCTGCGCGACAGCCCGCATCTGGATCGGCACGGGATTCATCTGCTGGTCAGTCCGACTCCTTACGGGGACTTGATCATCGGGGATTCCCACGATTACGGCCGTGATCCGTCGCCGTTCAATGGCGAGCAGGTGGACAACTGGATGCTGCAACTGTGCGAGCAGACCCTTGGTTGTGAAGTGCAGGTGGTTGAGCGCTGGCAGGGGGTCTATGGTGCCCGGGGGGCCAAACCCTTTACCTGGCTGCAAGTGGCGCCCGGCCTGAGCGCCGCGCTGATGCAAACCGGGGTGGGCATGAGCGTGGGCCCGGCGATGGCCGAGGGCAATATGGCCCGGCTGCTGGAGGAGTTGTGA
- a CDS encoding phosphonate degradation HD-domain oxygenase: protein MSDAQQVVEAVFALYRQYGSDDYIGEPVSQIEHMSQAAQLALNEGCDDEVVLAAFFHDIGHFCVNDAKNMNGYGVVSHERVGADYLRRAGFSERMAKLVEYHVQAKRYLTLRQPGYYELLSEASIRTLGYQGGLMSESEADAFEQDPLCQLSLRMRVWDEQAKQVQVPVIDLQMLKDKAVRLLAS, encoded by the coding sequence ATGAGTGATGCGCAGCAAGTGGTGGAAGCGGTTTTTGCTTTGTACCGCCAGTACGGTAGCGATGATTACATTGGCGAACCGGTGTCGCAGATTGAACACATGTCCCAGGCAGCGCAGCTGGCGCTCAACGAGGGCTGTGACGATGAAGTGGTGCTTGCCGCGTTCTTTCACGATATCGGACACTTTTGTGTCAATGACGCGAAGAACATGAACGGTTACGGGGTAGTCAGTCATGAGCGGGTCGGGGCTGATTACTTGCGCCGTGCAGGCTTTAGCGAGCGGATGGCGAAACTGGTGGAATACCACGTACAGGCCAAGCGCTACCTGACCCTGCGCCAGCCCGGGTACTACGAGCTGTTGAGTGAAGCCAGCATTCGTACACTGGGGTATCAGGGCGGGCTGATGAGCGAGTCTGAAGCCGATGCCTTCGAGCAGGATCCGCTATGCCAGCTCAGCCTGCGCATGCGGGTCTGGGACGAACAGGCCAAGCAAGTGCAGGTGCCGGTCATCGACCTGCAAATGCTCAAGGACAAGGCCGTTCGACTATTGGCCAGCTGA